TGAGGCCGATGCGCGTGGTGGCGGCCTCGAAATCCGTCTCCAGCGGCAGGCCGAGGTCGCTGCGGGCGGAGTCGCTCAGCGTCTCCATCCGCAGCCGGGTCTGCCGCGCGGCCGGTCGTGCCGGTCCGCCGGCGACGCGGCGCCAGATCCGCTCCAGGAGGCTGGCGGGGCGCTGACGCAGCGGCAGGCGCAGGGCATGGGTGCTCATGACGATCTCCTTGAAGCCATCGCAATCGGACAGGCGGCCGCCTTCGGCACCGGCGGCGGGGCCGTGTCGATGCCGTAGCGGCCGATGATCACCGGGCCGGTGGCGTCGGACACCGTGACCACGGTCTCGGCCGCGGCGCCGGGCCGGGCCCGGTACATCACCACCTCCGTCAGCACGGCCATCGGATCCTCCATCTCCGGCCTCGGCGGTCCGAGGCGATGGTGGAAGACTACGCCACCCCTCCTGACATCATCCTGTCAGGAGAGATGCGCGGACCGATGCATTCCGGGTGATCGCGAGGCGGTCGCGAAGTGGAAGATGAGGCTGAACGCCGGCGTACACCATTCGACAATATCGAGGAGGGGCTGTACGTTTCCGTTCAGGATGCAGGAAGGCCGGCTATGACCGACTGGGACGATCTGCGGGTGATCCACGCGGTGGCCGAGACCGGCAGCCTGTCGGCGGCGGCGCGGCGCCTCGGCCTCAGCCAGCCGACCATCGGCCGCCGGGTCCAGGCGCTGGAGGAGCGGCTGGGATTGATCCTGTTCGAGCGCAGCGCCGATGGCTACCGCCCGACCGCGGCGGGGGAGGCGCTGCTGCCGTATCTGCGGGCCATGGCGGAATCGGCGGCGGCGCTGGAGCGCGAGGCGCGGATCCAGGCCGATCCCGGCACCGGGCTGGTGCGGGTCGCCGCCGGCGGCTGGGCCAGCCGCTTCCTGGCCGAAAGGCTGTCCCGGCTGCGCGAGGCGCTGCCCGGCATCGACCTCGCCGTGGATTTCGAACGGCAGCTGCCGAATCTGGGTGATGATTCGGTGCATCTCGGCGTCTATGCCTCCGTGCCGGAGCTGCCGGGCCTGCGGTCCCGTCTGGTCGCCCGGTCCGCCTACGCCATCTACGGCGCGCGGGCCTATGTCGACCGGCATCCGGAGGCCTGGTCCGAGGCGCGCTTCGCCGCCTGCGACTGGGTGATCTACGACAACGAGCGGGTGCGGGTCGGCAGCGACGTCGACGGCTATCCGCTCGACCGGCAGCTCGCATCGGCCGGAAACACCGGGATCCTGCGCCTGACCACCACCGACCTGATGCTGTCGGCGCTGCTGTCCGGCGCCGGGCTGGCGCTGATCCCCTGCTTCGTCGGCGACGCGCATCCGGACCTGGTGCGGGTGTCGCCGCCGGTGCCGGCGATGGAGCACCGCTACCGCCTGATCGTGCACCAGGATGTCGGCCGCTCGCCCCGAATCGCCCGGGCCAAGGAGGCGATCGCCGCCCTGTTCGCGGCCGAGCGCCGGCTGCTGGAAGGCGAGGCGGGGGCGGCGGACCGGACCGGCGCGCCGGTCCCGGCCTGATCTCAGCCGCGGCTGGCGATCAGCGCGGCCGACCCCGCCATCATCGCGGCGGCGGAGCGGTTGGCCAGGCGCAGCCGGCGCGGCGAGCGGAAGAAGCGGCGGGCGCGCGCGGCGCCCAGCACATAGGCCGACTGCACCAGCATGTCGATGCCGACCTGCACCGCGAACACCGCGGCGATGCCGGCCGCGTCCAGCGTCGTCAGGTCCAGCACCTGCGGCAGCACCGCGCCAAAGAACACCACCGCCTTGGGGTTGCCGAGGGTCAGCGCCGCCCCGCCCAGGATCCCGCCCGCCCGGCGCGGCGCCGCGTCGGGCTCGACCGCCGGCGCGCGCCACAGCTTCCATGCCAGGACGATCAGATAGGCGATGCCGGCCCATTTCACGGCGACGAAGACCGGTTCATAGGCCAGGGCCAGCGCCGACAGGCCGAACACCGCGGCGGCAAGCCACAGCGCGTTGCCCGCGACCATGCCGAGGACGAAGGGCAGGGCCTCGCCGGCGCCGCGCGACAGCACCCGGGCCACCAGCGCCGTCTGGGCCGGCCCGGGGACCAGGGCGGCGAGGGCGACGGGCACGGCGAAGAGGGCGAGCGCTGCGGGGGTGATCATGGTGGCGGCCTGCCGATGGAGTGGACGATTCAACATAGCGCGGCCGGCACCGCCGGGGGAGCGCGGCATCGCCCGGCTGCATGGCTGGCCGGCGTTCGCACGGCCCGCTTCCGCCGTCGCGCTCTGCTAGGCTGCCGCTCCGAGGGAGGAGAGGCGCCGCGATGTACCAGGTTCCGATCCGGCCGGGCGAAAGCTGGATGCGCGCCCGGGTCCGGCGACATGTCCATGAGCTGCTGCGGCTGGCGCTGCCGGTGATCGTCGCCCGCGCCGGGCTGATCCTGATGGCGCTGGTCGACACCCTGTTCGTCGGCCGCTACGGCAGCGCCGACCTGGCCCATCTGTCGATCGCCAACGCGCCGATCGGCGCCATGATCGGCACCTCCACCGGCCTCGTCATCGGCACGCTGGTGATGACCGCCAACGCCCTCGGCCGCGGCCGGCCCGGCGAATGCGGCGCGGTCTGGCATCGGGCGCTGATCTATGGCGGCGCCATCGGCCTGGTGCTGGCCGTGCTGTGCCATTTCATCGAACCGCTGCTGATCCTGTCCGGCCAGACGCCGGAGCTGTCGAAGGCCGGCGCGGACATCGCCATCGTGCTGGGCTGGGGCATGCCGGCGGCGGTGGTCTACACCGTCACCGCCTTCTTCCTGGAAGGGCTGAAGCGGCCGGTGCCGGGCATGATCGCGATGATCGCCGCCAACATCCTGAACGCGCTGGTCAACTGGCTCCTGGTGTTCGGCGTCGCCGGTCTGCCGGAGCTCGGGGCGCTGGGCGCGGCCTGGGCCAGCACCGCCTCGCGCGTGTTCCTGGCGGCCAGCCTGGTCGCCTATGTCTGGTGGATGCGCGACCGCGACGCCTACGGCATCCGCCGCTGGCGGGGCTGGCGCTGGCGCGACTGGTCGAAGCAGCGCCAGCTCGGCTACGGCGGCGGCCTCAGCATCTTCATCGAATCGGGCGCCTTCACCGCGCTGACCTTCTTCGCCGGGCTGCTCGGCACCCTGCCGCTCGCCGCCTATTCGATCGGCCTCAACCTGATCGCCCTGATCTTCATGGTGGCGCTCGGCCTCGCCTCCGCCACGGCGGTCCGGGTTGGCATCGCCCATGGCCGGCACGACCTCAAGGACATGGTGCTGGCCGGCTGGGTCGGGCTCGGCGTCAACAGCGTGGTCATGGTGCTGCTCGGGGCCGTGCTGTGGCTGTTCGCCCGGCCGATCGCCGAGGCCTACACCAGCGATCCGGCGCTGATCCCGCTGGTGGTGCCGGTGGTCCTGGTCTCGACCTTCATCCTGCTGGTCGATGGCGGCCAGGTGGTGGTGGCCAACGCGCTGCGCGGCCGCGGCGACGTGGTGGTGCCGACGCTGCTGCACACCATCTCCTACGTCCTGGTGATGACGCCGCTGGGCTGGCTCCTCGGCGTCCATCTCGGCCGCGGCGCGGTCGGGCTGTTCGAGGCGATCCTGATCGCCAGCGTGGTCTCGGTCGGCCTCCTGGCCGGCCGTTTCCACCTGCTGGCGCGCAGCGACGCCCGCGCCGCGACGGCGGGTGCCGCCGCCTGATTGTTCGCAGGTGCGGAAACGTGCTAGCGTCGCCGCGCCCGGCAGGCTGCCCGGGCACGTCCTTTTGCCAGCCCGGACAGCGCTTTGACCGAACGTTCGCCCACGCCGCCCCACTTCGACATCACCCCGGTGACGATCGAGGAGGAGATGCGGCGCTCTTACCTCGATTACGCCATGAGCGTGATCGTCTCCCGCGCCCTGCCGGATGTGCGCGACGGCCTCAAGCCGGTGCACCGCCGCATCCTCTTCGCGATGAAGGAGGGCGGCTACGATTCGACCAAGCCGTTCAAGAAGTCGGCCCGCGTCGTCGGCGACGTCATGGGTAAGTACCACCCCCATGGCGACACCGCGATCTACGACGCCATGGTGCGCATGGCGCAGGACTTCTCGATGCGGCTGCCGCTGATCCAGGGGCAGGGCAATTTCGGCTCGATGGACGGCGACCCGCCCGCGGCGATGCGCTACACCGAGGCGCGCCTGGCCAAGGCCGCCGAGGCGATGCTGGACGACATCGACAAGGACACGGTCGAGTTCCAGCCCAACTACGACGAGACCCAGTCCGAGCCGACGGTGCTGCCGTCGCGCTTCCCGAATCTCCTGGTCAACGGCGCCGGCGGCATCGCCGTCGGCATGGCCACCAACATCCCGCCGCACAATCTGGGCGAGGTGATCGACGCCTGCCTCGCCACCATCGAGAACCCCGGGATCACGATCGAGGAGCTGAACCAGATCGTGCCGGGGCCGGACTTCCCGACCGGCGCCCTGATCCTCGGCCGCTCCGGCATCCGCTCGGCCGTCGCCACCGGCCGCGGCAGCGTGGTGATGCGGGCCCGGTCGAACATCGAGGAGATCCGCAAGGACCGCGAAGCGATCATCTTCACCGAGATCCCGTATC
The sequence above is drawn from the Inquilinus sp. Marseille-Q2685 genome and encodes:
- a CDS encoding LysR family transcriptional regulator, producing the protein MTDWDDLRVIHAVAETGSLSAAARRLGLSQPTIGRRVQALEERLGLILFERSADGYRPTAAGEALLPYLRAMAESAAALEREARIQADPGTGLVRVAAGGWASRFLAERLSRLREALPGIDLAVDFERQLPNLGDDSVHLGVYASVPELPGLRSRLVARSAYAIYGARAYVDRHPEAWSEARFAACDWVIYDNERVRVGSDVDGYPLDRQLASAGNTGILRLTTTDLMLSALLSGAGLALIPCFVGDAHPDLVRVSPPVPAMEHRYRLIVHQDVGRSPRIARAKEAIAALFAAERRLLEGEAGAADRTGAPVPA
- a CDS encoding LysE family translocator, whose protein sequence is MITPAALALFAVPVALAALVPGPAQTALVARVLSRGAGEALPFVLGMVAGNALWLAAAVFGLSALALAYEPVFVAVKWAGIAYLIVLAWKLWRAPAVEPDAAPRRAGGILGGAALTLGNPKAVVFFGAVLPQVLDLTTLDAAGIAAVFAVQVGIDMLVQSAYVLGAARARRFFRSPRRLRLANRSAAAMMAGSAALIASRG
- a CDS encoding MATE family efflux transporter; amino-acid sequence: MYQVPIRPGESWMRARVRRHVHELLRLALPVIVARAGLILMALVDTLFVGRYGSADLAHLSIANAPIGAMIGTSTGLVIGTLVMTANALGRGRPGECGAVWHRALIYGGAIGLVLAVLCHFIEPLLILSGQTPELSKAGADIAIVLGWGMPAAVVYTVTAFFLEGLKRPVPGMIAMIAANILNALVNWLLVFGVAGLPELGALGAAWASTASRVFLAASLVAYVWWMRDRDAYGIRRWRGWRWRDWSKQRQLGYGGGLSIFIESGAFTALTFFAGLLGTLPLAAYSIGLNLIALIFMVALGLASATAVRVGIAHGRHDLKDMVLAGWVGLGVNSVVMVLLGAVLWLFARPIAEAYTSDPALIPLVVPVVLVSTFILLVDGGQVVVANALRGRGDVVVPTLLHTISYVLVMTPLGWLLGVHLGRGAVGLFEAILIASVVSVGLLAGRFHLLARSDARAATAGAAA